A region of Acidimicrobiales bacterium DNA encodes the following proteins:
- the rplP gene encoding 50S ribosomal protein L16, producing MLMPRKTAHRKHHRGRLKGVTKGGSEVVFGDYGIVALEPGWLTARQIEAARIAMTRHIKRGGKVWITVFPDKPVTAKPAETRMGSGKGNPERWVAPVRPGRVLFELSYHDPEIARAALERAIQKLPIKAKFVTRTEGV from the coding sequence ATGTTGATGCCACGCAAGACTGCGCACCGGAAGCACCACCGCGGGCGCCTCAAGGGCGTCACCAAAGGCGGGAGCGAAGTCGTGTTCGGCGACTACGGGATCGTCGCGCTTGAACCGGGCTGGCTGACGGCCCGTCAGATCGAGGCCGCCCGTATCGCCATGACCCGTCACATCAAGCGTGGCGGCAAGGTCTGGATCACGGTCTTCCCCGACAAGCCGGTCACCGCCAAGCCGGCCGAGACCCGCATGGGCTCCGGCAAGGGCAACCCCGAGCGGTGGGTGGCGCCGGTTCGTCCGGGTCGCGTGCTGTTCGAGCTGTCGTACCACGACCCCGAGATCGCCCGGGCCGCGCTCGAGCGTGCGATCCAGAAGCTGCCCATCAAGGCCAAGTTCGTCAC